A window of the Mesotoga prima MesG1.Ag.4.2 genome harbors these coding sequences:
- a CDS encoding LacI family DNA-binding transcriptional regulator, whose amino-acid sequence MRKSDRVTIKQVADYAGLSAATVSRVLNGSRPVQEDLKIKVWDAVKKLNYKPNVGARFMKGQTTNVIGMLVPDVSQPFFSAMIAGAILKAGEIDHVIIISTSDGKRELEKAAIDSLSRTVVDGLIYCPVSTGDPLPQIESFKELPIVVVGRRNVFKSKPHVYTDNVKGGYLATKYLLRLGRKRVGFLAGFWSSPCTIDTIGEVASSEDAGKYTTLDRYMGYRRALEEEKIEYDPSLIVICGYDYEAGYIGARELLERMVEVDSVIAANDLVAAGVIGFLTDQGINVPDQVSVVGYDNNLIAPITIPTLTSVDQDPRTLGAESVVALSKILSGKEVSDTIIDVKLTIRNSTSVMHK is encoded by the coding sequence GTGAGAAAGAGCGACAGGGTTACCATAAAACAGGTTGCTGATTACGCTGGCCTCTCGGCCGCAACGGTTTCTCGGGTTTTAAATGGTTCAAGGCCTGTGCAAGAAGACTTGAAGATAAAAGTCTGGGATGCAGTCAAAAAGCTCAACTACAAACCAAATGTTGGAGCCAGATTCATGAAGGGCCAGACCACAAATGTCATAGGTATGCTAGTTCCGGATGTTTCCCAACCCTTTTTCAGCGCGATGATTGCGGGAGCCATTCTTAAGGCCGGAGAGATCGATCATGTAATAATTATCTCCACTTCCGACGGAAAGAGGGAACTCGAAAAAGCTGCGATCGACAGTCTCTCTCGAACGGTTGTAGATGGTCTCATCTACTGTCCGGTTTCCACCGGGGATCCTCTTCCGCAAATAGAGAGTTTCAAGGAGCTCCCAATTGTAGTTGTCGGAAGGCGAAACGTCTTCAAGTCTAAGCCTCATGTTTATACTGACAACGTTAAGGGCGGTTATCTTGCGACAAAGTACTTGCTCAGACTGGGAAGAAAGAGGGTTGGCTTTCTCGCCGGCTTCTGGTCCAGCCCATGTACCATAGACACGATTGGGGAAGTGGCTTCGAGCGAGGATGCCGGCAAATACACGACGCTCGACAGGTACATGGGGTATAGAAGGGCTCTCGAAGAGGAAAAAATAGAGTACGATCCCTCGCTCATTGTAATATGTGGATACGATTACGAGGCCGGTTACATCGGAGCGAGAGAGCTTCTTGAGAGAATGGTTGAAGTAGATTCAGTGATAGCGGCTAACGACCTTGTGGCCGCTGGTGTAATAGGTTTCTTGACTGATCAAGGTATCAACGTCCCTGATCAGGTATCTGTGGTGGGCTATGACAACAACCTCATCGCTCCGATAACGATTCCCACGCTTACATCCGTCGATCAGGATCCCAGAACCCTCGGGGCGGAATCGGTGGTTGCTCTATCAAAGATACTGTCTGGAAAGGAAGTCTCCGATACGATTATCGATGTCAAGCTTACGATAAGGAATTCCACAAGCGTAATGCATAAGTGA
- a CDS encoding MFS transporter — translation MSEREAMISNNKGKIPVYCLLVSAYFFSYFFRVSASVSLPAISTEWGMSASLVGFISSLYFYAYAFMQPISGALNDRFGPLRIVSLGMLTTGIGALLFGFASNPTMLGVGRLLTGFGLAPMLSGVLVYQSHSFHRDKYSFFSGITYTLGNFGAVISVAPLAFALDKFGRRNVFVFLAFLNFALAASLIAFRRRDPVISIDGKIERKGFLDNLKNSFRKILRSRQLKLMLVLWGTSFGALMSLQGLWAVSWYQTSYGVSYGTASLWSTLISIGVMVGNFVGAYIARPARLRLPAITVSCVSYGASWVFFWFSMRSRLPILIPGLVGFFLGFFAGITYDHLTAGVNDLAARGRGGSLFGGMNLFTFISVIIFQSGTGFLMQRFSSSGGAEIDLAAFNSTFGIVTLLVIISLVALPFLKSFSGQGGEVL, via the coding sequence GTGAGTGAAAGAGAAGCGATGATTTCAAACAATAAGGGTAAGATTCCAGTATACTGCCTGCTTGTATCGGCATATTTCTTTTCGTATTTTTTCAGGGTATCCGCTTCTGTAAGCCTTCCTGCGATTTCGACGGAATGGGGAATGAGTGCTTCCCTTGTCGGATTCATTTCCAGTCTGTATTTCTACGCGTACGCATTCATGCAACCGATAAGCGGCGCACTCAACGACAGATTTGGACCGCTTAGGATAGTTTCGCTAGGGATGCTTACAACCGGAATCGGGGCGCTACTTTTCGGTTTCGCTTCGAATCCAACGATGCTAGGTGTAGGTCGTCTTTTAACGGGCTTTGGACTTGCGCCAATGCTTTCCGGAGTGCTTGTTTACCAGTCGCACTCCTTTCACAGGGACAAATACTCATTCTTTTCGGGAATCACTTACACTCTTGGGAACTTTGGCGCGGTGATTTCAGTCGCTCCTCTTGCCTTTGCTCTCGACAAATTTGGCAGAAGAAATGTCTTCGTCTTTCTCGCCTTTTTGAATTTTGCTCTTGCAGCGTCTCTAATCGCTTTCAGGAGGAGAGATCCTGTGATCTCAATTGATGGCAAAATTGAAAGAAAAGGTTTTTTAGATAATCTAAAAAATTCATTCCGAAAGATCCTCAGGTCGAGGCAGCTAAAGCTGATGCTTGTCCTTTGGGGAACGTCGTTTGGTGCCCTGATGTCACTGCAAGGTCTCTGGGCTGTTTCCTGGTACCAGACTTCTTACGGTGTTTCGTATGGTACGGCGAGTTTATGGTCGACGCTGATAAGCATCGGAGTGATGGTCGGAAACTTTGTAGGGGCATACATCGCAAGGCCGGCAAGATTGAGGCTCCCTGCGATAACCGTTTCATGTGTTTCCTATGGTGCTTCGTGGGTTTTCTTCTGGTTTTCTATGAGGAGCCGGCTGCCGATTCTTATACCGGGACTGGTCGGATTCTTTCTGGGATTCTTTGCGGGTATAACCTACGATCATCTTACTGCAGGTGTCAACGATCTGGCAGCCAGAGGCCGTGGAGGTTCTCTCTTTGGAGGTATGAACCTCTTCACTTTCATCTCTGTAATCATTTTTCAGTCTGGCACGGGATTCCTGATGCAGCGTTTCTCTTCGAGTGGGGGAGCGGAGATTGACCTTGCAGCTTTCAATTCGACTTTTGGCATAGTTACTCTTCTGGTTATAATAAGCTTAGTGGCGTTGCCTTTTCTCAAGTCCTTTTCCGGTCAAGGAGGTGAAGTACTGTGA
- a CDS encoding Bug family tripartite tricarboxylate transporter substrate binding protein, translated as MKKVLLFSLVLVIAASVLASYPNRSVTLVIPWAAGGITDRVGRAFAPYLEKYLGVPVVVLNQPGASGAIGTDFAYSKPADGYTLLLSAETPGVFRVMGTGKLGFDNFEGIMMLVEDTKVVVVPGNSPYQTMDELVTAIKENPGKIKMSYSGPGASGHIQGLLLEEVGLDVSMTPFGGGSPAMLATISGQVDFTFGNIGTVLDYLKTGDLRALAVYTKGERSPAIPDVPPIADAIPEMARYLPLTFPNCILVKEGTPPEIKQVILEAAQKAVQDPGWIEFTESSFYNRMHDVQGDAVIEYWKRWTSIVAWLLYDAGVAPNSPADFGIERF; from the coding sequence GTGAAGAAAGTTCTTCTGTTTTCGCTAGTTCTTGTTATTGCTGCATCAGTTCTTGCATCGTACCCTAACAGGTCAGTAACTCTCGTTATTCCTTGGGCGGCCGGCGGGATCACCGACAGAGTGGGAAGGGCATTTGCACCTTATCTAGAGAAGTACCTGGGAGTTCCCGTTGTCGTTCTGAACCAACCGGGCGCTTCCGGAGCAATTGGAACGGATTTTGCTTACTCCAAGCCGGCAGATGGGTACACGCTACTTCTCTCGGCAGAGACTCCAGGAGTCTTCAGAGTTATGGGAACGGGCAAGCTTGGCTTCGATAACTTCGAAGGAATTATGATGCTTGTGGAAGATACGAAAGTGGTAGTCGTTCCGGGCAACTCGCCGTACCAGACTATGGATGAACTCGTTACCGCAATTAAGGAGAACCCCGGAAAGATAAAGATGTCATACTCTGGCCCTGGGGCCAGCGGACACATCCAGGGACTTCTGCTGGAAGAGGTTGGTCTTGATGTTTCCATGACTCCATTCGGCGGTGGCAGCCCTGCCATGCTCGCAACAATAAGCGGTCAGGTTGATTTCACATTTGGCAACATCGGCACGGTTCTCGATTACTTGAAAACCGGTGATCTGAGAGCCCTTGCCGTCTACACAAAGGGAGAGAGATCTCCTGCGATTCCAGATGTTCCTCCAATTGCGGACGCGATTCCCGAAATGGCGCGTTACCTGCCTTTGACATTCCCAAACTGTATTCTTGTAAAGGAAGGAACTCCCCCCGAGATCAAACAGGTTATTCTCGAAGCCGCTCAGAAGGCAGTTCAGGATCCGGGATGGATCGAATTCACGGAGTCAAGCTTCTACAACAGAATGCACGACGTTCAGGGCGACGCTGTTATCGAATACTGGAAGCGCTGGACCTCGATCGTTGCATGGCTTCTCTATGACGCTGGAGTGGCTCCCAATAGTCCTGCAGACTTCGGAATAGAGAGATTCTGA
- the aroA gene encoding 3-phosphoshikimate 1-carboxyvinyltransferase — protein sequence MIAFASKHNLSGKLSVPGSKSHTIRAVLIAAMAKGVSTIRNPLPSEDCLAATRAARAFGSDVKIEKGVWTIKSSPEGLKIPDDVIDCGNSGTTFYFATAISGTLSDYVVLTGDYQIRRRPVVKLLEAMRKLGAFAVTTRSDSDAAPVIVKGPMRAGTIVFDGKMSQYISGMLLASARLEGKTRIEVQKAIERPYLQMTVDWMSEHGIEVKYDEKNYSFFEVEGPQNYKPVDTAIPSDWESVAFPLVAALVTDSELVIEDLDLSGSQGDAVIVDILKEMGGNVTLNRSSNSLKAVGGTKLRGITIDCSDIPDALPILTVAACYAEGDTVLTGIESIRVKETDRVEVMKRELSKMGASIEDTDHQMIIHGGKKLTGAKVQSHDDHRVAMSLSVAGLFSEGVTEVSNAECVSVSFPGFFELMNSIGAGFQTK from the coding sequence ATGATAGCCTTTGCTTCAAAGCATAATCTTTCGGGTAAGCTCTCTGTGCCCGGTTCAAAAAGCCATACAATAAGAGCGGTGTTGATTGCCGCGATGGCAAAAGGAGTCTCTACAATAAGAAACCCTTTGCCGAGCGAAGATTGTCTAGCGGCTACCAGAGCTGCCAGGGCCTTCGGATCCGATGTGAAAATTGAAAAGGGAGTATGGACGATAAAGAGCAGCCCCGAGGGCCTAAAGATTCCCGACGATGTCATTGACTGCGGGAATTCCGGTACGACCTTCTATTTTGCCACGGCGATCTCGGGGACTCTGAGTGACTACGTTGTTCTTACGGGAGATTATCAGATTCGTAGAAGACCCGTTGTGAAACTGCTGGAAGCAATGAGAAAACTGGGGGCCTTCGCCGTCACGACGAGAAGTGACAGCGATGCGGCTCCCGTCATTGTAAAAGGACCAATGAGGGCAGGGACTATTGTTTTCGATGGAAAGATGTCACAGTACATTTCTGGAATGCTCCTGGCATCGGCGAGGCTCGAGGGAAAAACCAGGATCGAAGTTCAGAAGGCCATAGAAAGGCCTTACCTCCAGATGACCGTGGATTGGATGAGCGAACACGGGATAGAAGTCAAGTATGATGAGAAGAATTACAGTTTCTTCGAAGTAGAAGGACCTCAGAATTACAAACCGGTCGATACTGCAATTCCCAGCGACTGGGAATCCGTCGCTTTTCCACTAGTCGCTGCACTCGTAACTGACTCGGAGTTAGTAATAGAGGACCTGGATCTCTCGGGCAGCCAGGGCGACGCCGTAATTGTCGACATACTCAAAGAAATGGGCGGAAATGTAACTCTAAACAGATCCAGCAACTCTCTGAAGGCAGTTGGAGGAACTAAACTCAGGGGAATCACCATAGACTGTTCAGACATTCCCGACGCGCTTCCAATACTTACTGTCGCAGCCTGCTACGCTGAGGGAGACACAGTATTGACCGGAATTGAGAGCATAAGGGTAAAAGAGACAGACAGAGTCGAGGTCATGAAGAGAGAACTCTCGAAAATGGGTGCATCGATCGAGGACACAGATCACCAAATGATCATTCACGGCGGAAAGAAACTTACCGGAGCAAAGGTCCAGAGCCACGACGACCATAGGGTTGCAATGTCTCTCTCAGTCGCTGGCCTATTCTCCGAAGGAGTAACCGAAGTCAGCAACGCCGAATGCGTCTCGGTATCATTTCCTGGCTTTTTCGAACTCATGAACAGCATCGGAGCTGGCTTCCAAACGAAATAG
- a CDS encoding prepilin-type N-terminal cleavage/methylation domain-containing protein, with the protein MKKGLSMVEMIITMAVVAIIIVTVFQIFLTIHSTLSKSNARMKDYTEIRYEITNLWRSGGANDYGLEVSEDGSFFDRLAAEGVSSGLLEKLEAAISIMNVQDKSREATFTAVMQK; encoded by the coding sequence ATGAAGAAGGGACTTTCTATGGTCGAAATGATTATCACAATGGCTGTTGTTGCGATAATAATCGTGACCGTATTTCAGATATTTCTGACAATACACTCGACTCTTAGCAAGTCAAATGCGAGAATGAAAGATTACACAGAAATAAGATACGAAATCACCAATCTTTGGAGATCGGGCGGAGCTAACGATTACGGATTGGAAGTATCTGAAGATGGATCTTTCTTTGACAGGTTAGCTGCAGAAGGTGTCTCTTCTGGTCTCCTGGAAAAGCTTGAAGCAGCAATCTCAATAATGAATGTACAGGACAAGAGCCGCGAAGCAACATTCACTGCAGTAATGCAGAAGTGA
- a CDS encoding tripartite tricarboxylate transporter permease, producing MVEQILAAIDLRFIFLVFVGAFAGLVVGAMPGLSVTMATAILVSVTFTWTVNDAMALMMGVYVVGVFSGAISAILINIPGAPASVATTLDGFPMTMKGQARKALRVATVYSFVGTLFGLIMLALLAKPVTKIALQFSPMDYFLLALFGLTTVGSLTSKNFLKGLISATLGVIISLIGIDPIMGTPRFTFGSMKLQAGISLIAALIGLFGFSEILVQIGQRSLQPIAGKLGKEKVGFRQLMRHIPLSLQSAVIGTFIGALPGTGGPVASLIAYDQAKKTVRKPEVPFGEGAVEGIVASESANNACIGGALIPMLTLAVPGDAVTAVLLSAMYVHGLRPGPLLFTQTPDLFYVILAAGIIGSLSIIALGIGVAPLMARMVLIPKKILLPVVAILCIIGAYAINSSVFDILIMAIFGLIGFVMRRKGYSVAPMVLGIVLGSLMDANFRRAVSLASAGDNLIISMFSRPISIILIVFILISLFSNFKFVKTGVRKLFSGRSDKGKEN from the coding sequence ATGGTTGAACAGATACTCGCCGCGATAGATCTAAGGTTCATTTTCCTGGTATTTGTCGGTGCCTTTGCCGGACTTGTTGTAGGCGCAATGCCGGGGCTTTCCGTCACAATGGCTACCGCGATTCTTGTTTCGGTAACGTTCACGTGGACGGTCAACGATGCTATGGCCCTTATGATGGGAGTTTATGTCGTTGGAGTCTTCTCCGGTGCTATATCCGCGATACTCATAAACATCCCAGGAGCTCCCGCATCGGTCGCAACGACACTTGACGGCTTTCCTATGACCATGAAGGGACAGGCCAGAAAGGCTTTACGAGTTGCTACCGTCTATTCTTTTGTTGGTACTCTTTTTGGTCTGATAATGCTGGCCTTACTCGCAAAACCAGTTACAAAGATTGCCCTACAGTTCTCGCCAATGGATTACTTTCTACTTGCCCTCTTCGGCCTTACCACTGTCGGATCCTTGACGTCAAAGAACTTCCTAAAAGGATTGATTAGTGCAACACTGGGAGTAATAATAAGCTTGATTGGAATCGATCCGATTATGGGCACACCGAGATTCACATTCGGCTCGATGAAGCTTCAAGCAGGTATTTCGCTGATAGCTGCTCTGATCGGTCTGTTCGGTTTTTCGGAGATTCTCGTTCAGATAGGGCAGCGCTCACTCCAACCGATAGCCGGTAAACTGGGGAAAGAGAAGGTCGGTTTTCGGCAGCTCATGAGGCACATTCCCCTTTCACTCCAGTCGGCTGTGATAGGTACCTTCATAGGCGCGCTGCCAGGCACGGGAGGCCCAGTAGCTTCTCTAATTGCTTACGATCAGGCGAAAAAGACGGTCAGAAAACCCGAAGTTCCGTTTGGCGAAGGGGCCGTAGAAGGGATAGTTGCAAGCGAATCTGCAAACAATGCCTGCATAGGAGGCGCACTTATACCCATGCTGACACTTGCTGTGCCCGGAGACGCCGTTACTGCCGTTCTTCTGTCCGCAATGTACGTCCACGGCTTGAGACCCGGTCCTCTGCTTTTCACGCAGACTCCCGACCTCTTCTATGTAATACTGGCTGCTGGAATAATTGGATCTCTTTCGATAATTGCTCTCGGAATCGGTGTGGCTCCACTAATGGCAAGGATGGTACTGATTCCGAAGAAGATCCTCCTTCCTGTGGTCGCAATCTTGTGTATAATCGGCGCTTATGCGATAAACTCAAGTGTTTTCGACATCCTTATTATGGCCATCTTTGGTCTGATTGGCTTCGTCATGAGAAGGAAGGGATACTCGGTGGCGCCAATGGTTCTCGGTATTGTGCTGGGATCATTGATGGACGCTAACTTTAGAAGGGCGGTATCGCTTGCTTCGGCAGGAGACAATCTGATAATCTCAATGTTCTCAAGACCCATCAGCATTATTCTTATTGTCTTCATTCTCATATCACTGTTTTCCAATTTCAAGTTTGTCAAGACCGGGGTGAGAAAACTCTTCTCCGGAAGGTCTGACAAAGGAAAGGAGAATTGA
- a CDS encoding PulJ/GspJ family protein, translating into MERTRAGLTLVELAVVLAVFTIVLASVLLMFTDLTRRSRIALGEVERYSELFRVDSLIQAELSKAGPNVEKITLVRESEEGPAKGLRYMVSLPFVRGKVTKQFYIDEGRLFIWEKQSGQGDFPADSTADVIESFDKSEDIIFSSSSFDHVDLEFESVDGGSVSYSIMLSSPDGTRTHRSSVRLINVK; encoded by the coding sequence ATGGAAAGAACAAGAGCCGGTCTTACACTTGTCGAACTTGCAGTGGTTTTGGCTGTTTTTACGATAGTACTTGCTTCTGTGTTGCTTATGTTTACTGACCTCACAAGAAGATCAAGAATAGCTCTTGGAGAGGTGGAAAGGTATTCAGAGCTCTTTAGGGTTGATAGTCTGATTCAAGCTGAGCTTTCAAAGGCGGGTCCGAATGTTGAAAAGATAACACTTGTAAGGGAAAGTGAAGAGGGTCCGGCAAAAGGATTGAGATATATGGTTTCTTTGCCTTTTGTCAGAGGAAAGGTGACAAAGCAATTCTATATAGATGAAGGTCGGCTTTTCATATGGGAAAAACAGAGTGGTCAAGGGGACTTTCCCGCTGATAGTACTGCAGATGTAATTGAGTCTTTTGACAAAAGCGAGGACATAATTTTCTCTTCGAGCTCATTTGACCATGTAGATTTGGAATTTGAGTCTGTCGACGGAGGATCGGTTTCATATAGCATAATGCTTTCTTCGCCCGATGGAACCAGAACTCACAGGTCTTCTGTGAGATTGATAAATGTGAAGTGA
- a CDS encoding tripartite tricarboxylate transporter TctB family protein, translated as MKEKTSGGLNFQIIEGAFFAVIAVFIIVVSAGMNPYGSWSLAPGLFPLIMGVILLVLAISPIFQAVRSKSFKSGGFDKVDWLRITISMALTFIYVWLLPMIGFIAISIPYLASMLLLLGEKRWWLLGIISVGTTLGLYYAFGVLLSVYLP; from the coding sequence ATGAAAGAAAAAACGAGTGGCGGTCTCAATTTCCAGATAATCGAAGGAGCTTTCTTCGCTGTAATCGCCGTCTTCATAATTGTAGTCTCGGCTGGGATGAACCCTTACGGTTCCTGGTCACTTGCGCCCGGTCTCTTTCCATTGATAATGGGTGTAATACTTTTAGTGCTTGCAATATCTCCAATATTCCAGGCGGTGAGAAGCAAGAGTTTCAAATCGGGTGGTTTTGACAAGGTTGATTGGCTCAGAATTACAATTTCAATGGCACTTACGTTCATATATGTCTGGCTTCTTCCGATGATTGGCTTCATTGCTATTTCAATTCCTTACCTGGCCTCGATGCTGCTCCTACTTGGAGAGAAGCGTTGGTGGTTGTTGGGAATAATCTCTGTGGGGACTACTCTTGGCCTGTATTACGCCTTTGGTGTTCTACTGAGTGTCTACCTGCCTTGA